CCGCAGCAATTTGCCCAGTGGCTGCGCGCCGCCCAGCAAGCCGAGGCCGAGCGCGCCGCCGAGCGCGCTGCCGCGCGCCTACCCAAACCCCAAGTGGATCGCGCATCCCACACCTGACCCTCCCAATGGACGCCTTTCTGATCGCTTTTTTGTTTGGCTTGGGCTACTTCATGCTCAAGGCGCGCAGCGAGCGCGAGCGCATCGCCTTGCTCAGCAGCCACCTGCGCCGCTACCAGATCGAAAAGCTGATGGAGCAGCTCAACCACGGTTACCTACGCGCCCTCGGCGAGCCCGAGCCCGAGCGCCGCAACCCGATGTGGGCCGCACTGAGCGAGGCCGAGGGCCAGCTGGCGCAGCAGCTCAGCGACTTGGCTGCCGACATCGGCCAGCTGCCGGCCGAGCAAACCCGCCTGTGCCGCGTCAGCCTGCCCATGATCGAGCGCTGGCTGCCCCAGTCCACGCTCGATTTGCGTGCCGTGCTGCGCGTACACGCTGAGGCCGTGCGAGCCGCCACCGCCAACCACGAGCAGCGCAGCGCCAAAGCGCGCGCCCACACGCTGCTGGCTGAGCTGATGCTGTTTCAGCACACCTGTCACTGGTTCTGCAAATCGCGCAGCGTGGCCTCGTTTCGCCTGCTGGCGCGCCACCGCACCGCCTACGAGCAGGTGCTCGAAGCCATCGCCGAGCCCACCCGGCGCGCCTACTTGGCGTTGCTGCAAGGCGGCCCGCGCGCCGCCTAAAGGCTAGAATCGTCGGCTTGCGCCCCGATGGTGAAACAGGTAGACACAGCGGACTTAAAATCCGCCGCTTGCTGCATAAGCGGCGTGCCGGTTCGATTCCGGCTCGGGGCACCAGCTAAACGGAGTTTGCATGTCGGCCATCAAGATTGTCACCCTCGGCCAGAGCGGCCTGCAAGTGCCCGCCATCGGCTTGGGCACCATGACCTTTGGCGAGCAAGTGGGCGCGGCCGAGGCCTTTGCGATCATGGACCGGGCGCTCGAGCGTGGGGTCAACTTCTTTGATACCGCCGAGATGTATTCGGTGCCGCCGCGGGCGGAAACCTATGGCGCCACCGAGCGCATCATCGGCCAGTGGCTGGCGGCGCGCCCGGGGGTGCGCCAGCGTCTGGTGCTGGCCACCAAAGTGGCCGGGCCGGCGCGTGGCATGAGCTGGATTCGGGGCGAGCACACCGGCCTGACGGCGCCAGAGATCGTGGCCGCCTGCGAGGGCAGCCTGCGCCGCTTGGGCGCCGAGGTCATCGACCTGTACCAGCTCCACTGGCCGGCGCGCAACGTGCCGATGTTTGGCACGCTGTATTACGACCCGGCCAAGGATCGGCCATGCCCCTCGATTTTGGAGCAGTTGCAGGCGCTGGCGCAGCTGGTGCAGCAGGGCAAGGTGCGTGCCATCGGCCTGTCCAACGAAACCCCCTACGGCGTGCACGAGTTCGTGCGTTTGGCCGAACAGCACGGCTTGCCGCGCGTGGCGAGCGTGCAAAACCCCTACTGCCTGCTCCACCGCGGCGCAGAAAACGGGCTCGACGAAACCCTGCACCGCCTTGGGGTCGGGTTGCTGGCGTATTCGCCGCTCGGCTTTGGCCTGCTCACGGGCAAGTACGATGCCAGCGGCTTTGAGGGCGCCGACCCGGCGCTGGGCCGCATGGCGCGTTTTGCCAGCATGCGCCAGCAGCGCTGGGGCCGCGCCGGCGCGCTGCAGGCGGCGCGCCGCTACAACGCCTTGGCGCGCGAGCACGGCCTGGCGCCCACCCAAATGGCGCTGGCTTTTTGCTACTCCAAGTGGCAGGTGGCGAGCACCTTGATCGGCGTCACGTCGCTGTCGCAGCTCGACGCCTGCCTTGACGCTTGGGGCACGGTGCTGGCGCCCGAGCTGCTGCAAGCCATCGACGCCATTCGGCTCGAGCAGCGCGACCCGGCCTATTGATCAGCTCGCCAGCGCTGATCCAGCGCTGCATTTACAAGGCATGAGCAAGGGATGACGATGATTGTTGAGTGGCTCTGGCTGCCGGTTGTGGTGCTGGCGTATTTGATCGGTTCGCTGTCGTTTGCGGTGCTTATCAGCCGCATCATGGGTTTGAGCGACCCACGCACCTACGGCAGCCAAAACCCCGGCGCCACCAACGTGCTGCGCTCTGGCAACAAAGTGGCGGCGGCGCTCACGCTGCTGCTCGATGCCTTCAAGGGCTGGCTGCCGGTGTGGCTGGTGCTGCAGTTTGGGCCCGCATGGGGGCTGGGCTGGGGCACGGTTGCGCTGGTTGGCTTGGCCGCCTTCATCGGCCATGTGTATCCGGTGTTTATGCGCTTTCAGGGCGGTAAAGGGGTGGCCACCGCCGCCGGGGTGCTGCTGGGTTTCGAGCCCCTGCTGGGCCTGCTGGTGCTGCTGTCGTGGGTGCTTACGCTATTGCTCACGCGCTACTCCTCGCTGGCGGCGATCGTGGCGGCGCTGGTGGCGCCGCTGCTCTATTGGTTCGGTTCGCCCGCCATGTGGCAGATGCAGCCCGCCTTAGGGCTTGCCATCAGCGCCATGAGTGCGCTGCTGCTGTGGCGCCACAGTGGCAACATCCAGCGTCTGCTGGCCGGACAAGAGAGCCAGGTGGGCCGCAAAAAAGGCTAATGCGCCAGCGCCATGCGCGACAGGTGCAGCAGCCGGGCGTGGTTGAGGCGCACGCGCACCGTTTGCGCGACCAAGGCCGCGGCAATGCCGCAGCCGTCGGTGCGGGTGTCGATGAGCGTGGGCTCGGCCAGCGCCGACCCGGCGACGTCGAGCACGCTGGCCACCCAAGGCGCGCCCGGCTGCGTGGTGCGGCGCAGCACCACGGCGATGGTGTCGTCTTCGAGGCGCACAAAGCTGCCCGGCGGGCAAATGCCCACGGTGCGCAGCAGGGCGTGGCCGATGGCGTTGATCGCGCTTGCTCCGCTGCCTGTGCCCGCATCGGTGGCCAGCATGGCATGCCGGCCCGAATCAGTGACGCAACGGCCGGCGCGGGTTTCGCGCGGGCTGATCTGCGCCGCGTAGCGGTCGGCGGCTTGCAGCAGCCGGGTCGGGGTGTCGAGTTCGTCAGAGCGTTCGTGGTGCTGCTCCACCGTGTGCAACCAGTCGGCATCGGTTACGCCGAGCTCGCGCAACCACTGGGCGCCCCGGGCGGCGTGGGTGTCGATGGCGGCGCGTTGCTCGGCACTGGGTTCGATGGTCTGTTCGGCCAAGGTGTTTTGCAGCTGCGTCATGCCAATGTTCATGGTCAAGGCCGCGTGTGCCAGGCTGTCCTGCTTGGCTGCGGGGCAATCGAGGCTGGGCGCCACCAGCCTGCACAAGGCCCAGCACATCAGCGCGTGCGAGCTGCTGTAGCCGATGCTGGAACTGGTGGCCAGTTGCAGCAACCAGTACAGGCTGGCGTCAGGGTCGATTTGCAGCAGCTCTTGGGCTTGCACCTGCAGCGCATGCAAACGGGCGCAAAAGTCTTTGTGCGTGCGGGGCTGCAGCAGCAGGTGCGCCAGATCGCTCTCGAGATCGGACCAGCGCAGCGTCCACTCGCGCATGAGCGCGTAGGCGGGGTCGGGCGCAGCGGCAAAACTCATGGGCGGCAAGCGGGCGGTTTCAATCGCGAAAATTGTTGAAGCTCAGGGGCAGGTCGGGCAGGGCTTGGCGGATCAGGGCCATGGCGGCTTGCAGCTCGTCGCGCTTGGCGCCGCTGACGCGCACCGCCTCGCCCTGGATGGCGGCTTGCAGCTTGAGCTTGCTGCCTTTGATGGCTTGCTGGATTTTTTTGCTGTCTTCGCTGGCGATGCCTTCGCGCACCTTGAGCACTTGGCGCACCTTGTCGCCGCCCATTTTCTCGATTTTACCGGCATCGAGGAAGCGCACATCGACGCTGCGCTTGCTCAGCTTGGCGCGCAGGATGTCGTCGATCTGGGCGAGCTGAAAATCGCTGTCGCCACTGAGCACGATGTCGTTTTCTTTGAGCTCGATGGCGGCGCTGGTGCCTTTGAAGTCGAAGCGGTTGCCGATTTCCTTGGCGGTTTGATCGACGGCGTTTTTGATTTCAACCCGGTCGGGTTCGAGGACGGTATCGAATGAAGGCATGGTGCGGTGCTGGTAATGTAATGCGGGGGTGCGACAATGGCCAGATGTTAGTCGAGAACAACGCGGCCTTGCAGCCGCACAACACATTTGGCATCGCGGCGCAGGCACAGCGCTTGTTGCGGCTGCGCAAGGCCGAGCTGCTGCCCGACTTGGTGCGCCAGCCCGGTTGGTGCGCCGAGCGCCTGCGCGTGCTCGGGGGCGGCAGCAACATCGTG
This sequence is a window from Serpentinimonas maccroryi. Protein-coding genes within it:
- a CDS encoding aldo/keto reductase, translating into MSAIKIVTLGQSGLQVPAIGLGTMTFGEQVGAAEAFAIMDRALERGVNFFDTAEMYSVPPRAETYGATERIIGQWLAARPGVRQRLVLATKVAGPARGMSWIRGEHTGLTAPEIVAACEGSLRRLGAEVIDLYQLHWPARNVPMFGTLYYDPAKDRPCPSILEQLQALAQLVQQGKVRAIGLSNETPYGVHEFVRLAEQHGLPRVASVQNPYCLLHRGAENGLDETLHRLGVGLLAYSPLGFGLLTGKYDASGFEGADPALGRMARFASMRQQRWGRAGALQAARRYNALAREHGLAPTQMALAFCYSKWQVASTLIGVTSLSQLDACLDAWGTVLAPELLQAIDAIRLEQRDPAY
- the plsY gene encoding glycerol-3-phosphate 1-O-acyltransferase PlsY — its product is MIVEWLWLPVVVLAYLIGSLSFAVLISRIMGLSDPRTYGSQNPGATNVLRSGNKVAAALTLLLDAFKGWLPVWLVLQFGPAWGLGWGTVALVGLAAFIGHVYPVFMRFQGGKGVATAAGVLLGFEPLLGLLVLLSWVLTLLLTRYSSLAAIVAALVAPLLYWFGSPAMWQMQPALGLAISAMSALLLWRHSGNIQRLLAGQESQVGRKKG
- a CDS encoding HD-GYP domain-containing protein; the encoded protein is MSFAAAPDPAYALMREWTLRWSDLESDLAHLLLQPRTHKDFCARLHALQVQAQELLQIDPDASLYWLLQLATSSSIGYSSSHALMCWALCRLVAPSLDCPAAKQDSLAHAALTMNIGMTQLQNTLAEQTIEPSAEQRAAIDTHAARGAQWLRELGVTDADWLHTVEQHHERSDELDTPTRLLQAADRYAAQISPRETRAGRCVTDSGRHAMLATDAGTGSGASAINAIGHALLRTVGICPPGSFVRLEDDTIAVVLRRTTQPGAPWVASVLDVAGSALAEPTLIDTRTDGCGIAAALVAQTVRVRLNHARLLHLSRMALAH
- a CDS encoding YajQ family cyclic di-GMP-binding protein, which codes for MPSFDTVLEPDRVEIKNAVDQTAKEIGNRFDFKGTSAAIELKENDIVLSGDSDFQLAQIDDILRAKLSKRSVDVRFLDAGKIEKMGGDKVRQVLKVREGIASEDSKKIQQAIKGSKLKLQAAIQGEAVRVSGAKRDELQAAMALIRQALPDLPLSFNNFRD